The Stieleria maiorica genome includes the window ATTGATGGTCGCCGCACTTGCGTACGACTATCTGGTTGCCCGGCCGGCGGTCAACGCCGCTTACGATCAGATCACCGATGCCAGCATGACGGCCAATCGTAAGGGAGCCGGATTCTTGTCCAATGAGCAGGTTCGAGAGCTGATCGGGAAACAGCCTGTCCACACCTTCAAGGACGGCCGCTACACCGTCGAGGTGTTCCATTGGCCGGGCGGGCTGATCGTCAAACCGCACAAGCTGTACGCGGTGTACATGAAAAACGGCGACAGTTTGATGTTCAATCGCCACGCGAAGTTCGTCTACGAAGCGGCGGACATCGTGACACCCGATCGCCCGATCGCGCCGGCTCCCGATGATGAACCGCCCGCATCCTACGATGAAGAGGAGATGTCCGGCGGAGGCGGCGGCCGGCCGGAAGCCGAGGGTGATGCAGAAAACGGTTCGGGCGGTGAGGAATCGGAAAACGCCGAAGCCGAATCCGCCGAAGCCGAACCGCCGGCGCGTCTCGAAGCGGAAGACGAGTCCGAGCAATGAACCGCTAGCGGTTTCATGAGACCGGCGGAGCTGGACGCAGGTCACCCTGCGTTTTTGCTGTGGTGTTGCATGCTGGCGATGTGCGGGTCGGTCACGGCGCGATTGATTTCGTCCAGCGAAGTGAGCCCGCGAAGGACGTAGCTGTGCGCGACTTCGGCTAGCCGGAGCATTCCGTCTTCGGCGCAAATCATTTCCAGTTCGGTCGCGCTCACTCGCTTGGCGATTGCCGCTTCGATTGTTTCATCGACCAGCATGATCTCGGGCAATGCGATCAATTGGTCGTAGCCGCCTTCGTGGCACAGGTGGCAACCGAAGGGATCAAAGATGGACGGCTGTGCGTCTTTCATTCGACAACGAATCCGCTCGGGAACCTCCCGGTTGTCGGTGCCGCTGGCCGGTTTGCGACAGACGGGGCAGAGTCGACGGACCAGCCGCTGATTGATCACGCCCGACAGAGCGTTGGCAAGAAAAACGTGGTCGCTGTCGTATTGCAGCATCATGTCGACGGCTTCGGCGGTGCTGGTCGAATGGACGGTTGCCAACACCAATTGACCGCTCGCACCGGCGCGGATCGCCGTCTCGGCCGTCTGGCGATCGCGAATCTCGCCGATCATGATCACATCGGGACTGTGCCGCAGCACGACGGTCAACAACTCGGCAAACCCGAGTCCCACGCGGGGGTTGGTTTGGGACTGCATGACCCCGGAAAGCGCGTGCTCGATCGGGTCTTCGATCGTGTGGATTTTCCGGGTGCCATCATTCAGCCGCTTCATCATCGCGTACAGCGTGCTGCTTTTGCCACTGGCGACCGGGCCGGTGACCAAGATCAATCCGCTGCGTTGTCCGATCAAATGTTCGATCGATCGAACGTCGACCGAATCCATTCCCAACTGGTCCAGCGGTCTTGCCCCACGGACAGGGTCAAACAGTCGGATCGAAACGTCTTGACCGTACAACGTGGGAATACTGCTGAGGCGAAGATGCGCCTTGGAGCCGTCCGGTGTGGTGATGTTCCCGCGGCCTTCGACCGGGCGGACCGATTCGCCGGCATCGGCACCGGCGAGTACCCGCAAGTGTCCTTGCAGTCGACGGCCGTAGTCGCGGGCGAGTTTTCGCACCGGTTCGATTCGGCCCAGTCGCCGGACGGAGATCAGGATCGCACCGTCGATGTCGGAGACAAAGAGATCGCTGGCATGTCGTTCCAGCGACCATTCGATCAGGTTGGCCGCAAAGAGTTCGGGAGGGGAAAGTTCCGTTTCGCCCTCCGCTTTGTCAAGATCTTCAAAATCGATCATCGATTCGTCGTTCACGAGGCGGTCATCCAAGAGGAGCGGAGAGGTCGGACAAGAGGAGTGAGGGGGTAATATGAACGATAACGGCGCGCAACGCAAAAAAACGCTGGCTGCCCCGTTCCCTAGTGGTCCTGGTCGTGAAGAATGTTGGCATGAATGCGCCACCCCCCAAGGAATTGCTCCGCCGCTACTACGGCTTTGATGACTTTCGTCCCGGACAGGCGGAGATCATCGATCACGTCTTGGCCGGGGGGCACGCCATGGTGGTGATGCCGACCGGCATGGGCAAATCGCTCTGCTATCAGATTCCGGCGCTGTCAAGTGCCGACGCAGATCGTTCGCTCGTTCTGGTCCTTTCGCCGTTGATCGCGCTGATGCAGGATCAGGTCGATTCCATGCTGCGGCGCGGGATCGACGCCAGTTTTATCAACTCGTCTCTGGACCGTGAAACGCGTTTGGCACGCTATCACGATCTGGCCCAAGGGCGGTACAAACTGCTGTTCGTCACACCCGAGCGTTTTCGCAAAGACGACTTCCGTGCGGCGTTGTCACGCCGCACCGTCAGTCTGTTGGCGATCGACGAAGCGCACTGTGTCAGCCAGTGGGGACACGACTTTCGTCCCGACTACACGCGTGTGGCCGAAATCCGCGAGTCGATCGATCACCCCACGACGATCGCGCTGACCGCGACCGCGACCGCCGAGTGCCGCCAAGACATCTACCGGCAAATCGGGATCGACGCATCGCAGATCAAATTGTTCCACGCCGGCATCGATCGACCGAATCTGCATTTGGATGTGGTCCCGGTGTTCGACGAAGAAGAAAAATTCGCTCAGCTCCGCGAGGTCTTGCGTGATCCCGAGTACCGATCTGGCAGCGGAATCGTCTACTTCTCGTTGATCAAGACGCTCCAGCGGTTCAGTGACCACTTGCTGGCCGAGGGAATCGATCACGTTTGTTACCACGGGGATCTGCCCCGCCATCACCGCCGGCGTGTGCAGGACGAATTCATGTCGGGCGATGCCGATCTGG containing:
- a CDS encoding GspE/PulE family protein, with translation MNDESMIDFEDLDKAEGETELSPPELFAANLIEWSLERHASDLFVSDIDGAILISVRRLGRIEPVRKLARDYGRRLQGHLRVLAGADAGESVRPVEGRGNITTPDGSKAHLRLSSIPTLYGQDVSIRLFDPVRGARPLDQLGMDSVDVRSIEHLIGQRSGLILVTGPVASGKSSTLYAMMKRLNDGTRKIHTIEDPIEHALSGVMQSQTNPRVGLGFAELLTVVLRHSPDVIMIGEIRDRQTAETAIRAGASGQLVLATVHSTSTAEAVDMMLQYDSDHVFLANALSGVINQRLVRRLCPVCRKPASGTDNREVPERIRCRMKDAQPSIFDPFGCHLCHEGGYDQLIALPEIMLVDETIEAAIAKRVSATELEMICAEDGMLRLAEVAHSYVLRGLTSLDEINRAVTDPHIASMQHHSKNAG
- a CDS encoding RecQ family ATP-dependent DNA helicase — protein: MNAPPPKELLRRYYGFDDFRPGQAEIIDHVLAGGHAMVVMPTGMGKSLCYQIPALSSADADRSLVLVLSPLIALMQDQVDSMLRRGIDASFINSSLDRETRLARYHDLAQGRYKLLFVTPERFRKDDFRAALSRRTVSLLAIDEAHCVSQWGHDFRPDYTRVAEIRESIDHPTTIALTATATAECRQDIYRQIGIDASQIKLFHAGIDRPNLHLDVVPVFDEEEKFAQLREVLRDPEYRSGSGIVYFSLIKTLQRFSDHLLAEGIDHVCYHGDLPRHHRRRVQDEFMSGDADLVLATNAFGMGIDKEDIRLVVHAETPGSIESYYQEIGRAGRDGRPSRCVWLYAQEDLMTQMQFIEWSNPDAAFYTRLYQLMAEHGEQCRAFGLEWMNRQLQRRSKHDHRIATAISILDRHGVVAGPRPPQCFEVLTPLPARLQVDDQLAEKKRRDQQRLYAMVQFAAEQGDRKEFLNRYFADPEG